A region from the Sandaracinus amylolyticus genome encodes:
- a CDS encoding chromate resistance protein ChrB domain-containing protein, which produces MADEPRWILLVHQIPAKPDYLRVKIGRRLQRIGAVALKRTVYALPRSEQAREDFDWIRREIEAGGGEAMVIDASLAAGLSDAQVEDLFRTAREPDYGAIAAEARAIARALPRRALSDEKRHALASDVARLEHQLEELARIDFFDAPSREAVRGLVAALRARADAPVRDDAVAPAATPPRGRTWVTRAGVHVDRIASAWLVRRFIDPEATFKLVPPKGYVPLPGELRFDMDAAEYTHEGDLCTFEVLCRRFALDAPGLRAIAEIVHDIDLKDAKHARPETAGVAAAIAGIALLHREDEQRIAIGGALFEALLAAFARRARERT; this is translated from the coding sequence ATGGCGGACGAGCCGCGCTGGATCCTGCTGGTCCACCAGATCCCGGCGAAGCCCGACTATCTGCGCGTGAAGATCGGCCGCCGTCTCCAGCGCATCGGCGCCGTCGCGCTGAAGCGGACCGTCTACGCGCTCCCGCGCTCCGAGCAGGCGCGCGAGGACTTCGACTGGATCCGCCGCGAGATCGAGGCGGGGGGCGGCGAGGCGATGGTGATCGACGCGTCGCTCGCCGCCGGGCTCTCGGATGCGCAGGTCGAGGATCTCTTCCGCACCGCGCGCGAGCCGGACTACGGCGCGATCGCCGCCGAGGCGCGCGCGATCGCGAGAGCGCTCCCGCGCAGAGCGCTCTCCGACGAGAAGCGCCACGCGCTCGCAAGCGACGTCGCGCGGCTCGAGCACCAGCTCGAGGAGCTCGCGCGCATCGACTTCTTCGACGCGCCTTCGCGCGAGGCAGTGCGTGGGCTCGTCGCCGCGCTCCGTGCCCGCGCGGACGCGCCGGTCCGCGACGACGCCGTCGCGCCCGCGGCGACGCCCCCGCGCGGTCGCACCTGGGTCACGCGCGCGGGCGTCCACGTCGATCGCATCGCGAGCGCGTGGCTCGTGCGGCGCTTCATCGACCCCGAGGCAACCTTCAAGCTCGTGCCGCCCAAGGGCTACGTCCCGCTGCCGGGCGAGCTCCGCTTCGACATGGACGCCGCGGAGTACACGCACGAGGGCGACCTCTGCACGTTCGAGGTGCTCTGCCGTCGCTTCGCGCTCGACGCGCCCGGGCTCCGCGCGATCGCCGAGATCGTCCACGACATCGATCTGAAGGACGCGAAGCACGCGCGGCCCGAGACCGCGGGCGTGGCGGCTGCGATCGCCGGAATCGCGCTCCTGCATCGCGAGGACGAGCAGCGCATCGCGATCGGCGGCGCGCTCTTCGAAGCGCTCCTGGCCGCGTTCGCGCGCCGCGCGCGGGAGAGAACGTGA
- a CDS encoding chromate transporter — translation MTDESSERPLVPCTTRDVAMYFLRLGATGFGGPVALAGYMQRDLVEERRWFSKQEYLDGLALAQLAPGPLAAQLAIYFGWARGGAWGATVVGLAFVLPSFLMVLVLAALYVRFEGLTWMRGAFYGIGAAVIALMVRSVHKLAKLSLAKDRVLWGIAGVSALVTAWTESEMLAVFVAGGAIAMIAQRVRDRAPPAAAMLVWAPDWLLAGLAGPASGSTLWNLAWYFTEAGAFVFGSGLAIVPFLRTGVVERFGWLDDQQFLDAVAVAMITPGPVVITVAFIGFLVAGLGGAVVAALATFLPCWFFTVLPAPHYQRFARNTTLRAFVLGVTAAATGAIAGATFVLGRRAIGDPWTIVIALATLAVITRFKKVNEPMVIVATGVLGIALRALWPA, via the coding sequence ATGACCGACGAGAGCTCCGAGCGTCCGCTCGTGCCGTGCACCACACGCGACGTCGCGATGTACTTCCTGCGCCTCGGTGCGACCGGGTTCGGCGGTCCCGTCGCGCTCGCGGGCTACATGCAGCGCGACCTCGTCGAGGAGCGCCGCTGGTTCTCGAAGCAGGAGTACCTCGACGGGCTCGCGCTGGCGCAGCTCGCGCCCGGTCCGCTCGCCGCGCAGCTCGCGATCTACTTCGGGTGGGCGCGCGGTGGCGCGTGGGGCGCGACGGTCGTCGGGCTCGCGTTCGTGCTGCCGTCGTTCCTGATGGTGCTCGTGCTCGCCGCGCTCTACGTGCGCTTCGAGGGCCTCACGTGGATGCGCGGCGCGTTCTACGGCATCGGCGCCGCGGTGATCGCGCTGATGGTGCGCAGCGTGCACAAGCTCGCGAAGCTGAGCCTCGCGAAGGATCGCGTGCTCTGGGGGATCGCGGGCGTGAGCGCGCTCGTCACCGCGTGGACGGAGTCCGAGATGCTCGCGGTGTTCGTCGCGGGCGGCGCGATCGCGATGATCGCGCAGCGCGTGCGTGACCGCGCGCCGCCGGCCGCCGCGATGCTCGTGTGGGCTCCGGACTGGCTCCTCGCGGGCCTCGCGGGCCCGGCGAGCGGCAGCACGTTGTGGAACCTCGCGTGGTACTTCACCGAGGCGGGTGCGTTCGTCTTCGGCAGCGGCCTCGCGATCGTGCCGTTCCTCCGCACCGGCGTCGTCGAGCGCTTCGGCTGGCTGGACGATCAGCAGTTCCTCGACGCGGTCGCGGTCGCGATGATCACGCCGGGGCCGGTCGTGATCACGGTCGCGTTCATCGGCTTCCTCGTCGCCGGGCTCGGCGGCGCGGTCGTCGCGGCGCTCGCCACGTTCCTGCCGTGCTGGTTCTTCACCGTGCTGCCCGCGCCGCACTACCAGCGCTTCGCGAGGAACACGACGCTGCGCGCGTTCGTGCTCGGCGTGACCGCTGCCGCGACGGGCGCGATCGCGGGCGCGACGTTCGTGCTCGGCCGACGCGCGATCGGCGACCCCTGGACGATCGTGATCGCGCTCGCGACGCTCGCCGTGATCACGCGGTTCAAGAAGGTGAACGAGCCGATGGTGATCGTCGCGACCGGCGTGCTCGGGATCGCTCTGCGCGCGCTCTGGCCGGCGTGA
- a CDS encoding putative metal-binding motif-containing protein has protein sequence MTLSRRTLPFALVLLASCQNAEPGDRGDGGASDAGAADAFVVGSEDSGSDASAPPLDAWAPPTDACTARMVYADGDGDGWGDGASGVSTCAPLAAGQVTRGGDCDDACASCHPGGAEVCHDDLDQNCAGGPDEGCPTGPTPLWAARIGAGPAADFAYAVAIGDDSSVVAVGRFNNTLVVGAHTIASAGYEDAFVARFDAAGTPTSVRSFGSAGSDSAGYVTLDGSGNAYVGADVRGGIAFGDGVAFDAQGTSESAVVASYAPDGRARWAVGVVSDGYADLRGLAFGSAGVHALVHFDGTARIAGQELTSDLGGGHAVLVLGPEDGQVRGFWRLEVPLGVVLDSMTLAAGGPCFGGRFQGSATFGTTSLHSAGSYDGLIACYAHDLSIRWAHRVGGTASDIVTSIASSSGGIAIGGWFSGTTTGDVALTSGGVMDGYVALFSTAGALQWARGVGGSQSDAVYAVAMAGPDVLVAGRVREPGAQIGVGTYVSLFSTASEAFAARFDAAGATEWVQTFGGMRDDEALAIGVSSGERVAVAGSFSGTATFGTISFSTTSSTDADAFVHVLQSH, from the coding sequence ATGACTCTCTCGCGCCGCACACTCCCATTCGCGCTCGTGCTCTTGGCCTCCTGTCAGAACGCGGAGCCCGGCGACCGCGGCGATGGCGGCGCGAGCGATGCCGGCGCGGCCGACGCGTTCGTGGTCGGATCCGAAGACTCGGGATCGGACGCGTCGGCGCCGCCACTCGACGCGTGGGCTCCGCCGACGGACGCATGCACGGCGCGGATGGTCTACGCCGACGGCGACGGCGATGGCTGGGGCGATGGCGCGAGCGGCGTGAGCACGTGCGCGCCGCTCGCGGCCGGGCAGGTGACGCGTGGGGGCGACTGCGACGACGCATGCGCGAGCTGCCACCCGGGAGGTGCGGAGGTCTGCCACGACGATCTCGACCAGAACTGCGCGGGCGGTCCCGACGAGGGCTGCCCGACCGGTCCCACGCCACTGTGGGCGGCGCGCATCGGTGCGGGGCCCGCGGCGGACTTCGCGTACGCAGTCGCGATCGGCGACGACTCGTCCGTGGTGGCCGTCGGGCGCTTCAACAACACGCTCGTCGTCGGTGCGCACACGATCGCGAGCGCGGGGTACGAGGACGCCTTCGTCGCTCGCTTCGATGCCGCGGGCACTCCCACCTCGGTTCGCTCGTTCGGGAGCGCGGGGTCCGATTCGGCGGGTTACGTGACGCTCGACGGGAGCGGGAACGCCTACGTCGGAGCCGACGTCCGCGGCGGCATCGCCTTCGGCGACGGCGTCGCGTTCGACGCGCAGGGCACGAGCGAGTCGGCGGTCGTCGCGTCGTACGCGCCCGACGGTCGCGCCCGCTGGGCCGTCGGTGTGGTGTCCGACGGCTACGCCGACCTGCGCGGTCTGGCGTTCGGCAGCGCGGGCGTCCACGCGCTCGTGCACTTCGACGGCACCGCGCGGATCGCCGGCCAGGAGCTGACGTCGGACCTGGGCGGCGGACACGCGGTGCTCGTGCTCGGTCCCGAGGACGGTCAGGTCCGTGGCTTCTGGCGCCTCGAGGTCCCCCTGGGCGTCGTCTTGGACAGCATGACCCTGGCCGCCGGCGGTCCGTGCTTCGGCGGGCGCTTCCAGGGATCGGCCACGTTCGGCACGACGAGCCTTCACAGCGCCGGCAGCTACGACGGGCTCATCGCCTGCTACGCCCACGACCTGTCGATACGGTGGGCGCACCGGGTCGGCGGAACGGCGTCGGACATCGTGACGAGCATCGCGAGCTCGAGCGGCGGGATCGCGATCGGCGGTTGGTTCAGCGGGACCACCACCGGTGATGTCGCGCTCACGAGCGGAGGCGTGATGGACGGGTACGTGGCGCTCTTCTCGACCGCGGGCGCGCTCCAGTGGGCGCGAGGCGTCGGCGGATCGCAGTCCGACGCCGTGTACGCGGTGGCGATGGCCGGTCCGGACGTGCTCGTGGCGGGTCGCGTTCGCGAGCCGGGCGCGCAGATCGGCGTCGGGACCTACGTATCGCTCTTCTCGACCGCGTCGGAAGCGTTTGCCGCTCGCTTCGATGCAGCCGGCGCGACCGAGTGGGTGCAGACGTTCGGCGGCATGCGCGATGACGAGGCGCTCGCGATCGGGGTGAGCTCGGGCGAGCGCGTGGCCGTCGCGGGCTCGTTCTCCGGAACGGCGACCTTCGGGACGATCTCGTTCTCGACGACGTCCAGCACCGACGCCGACGCGTTCGTTCACGTCCTGCAATCGCACTGA
- a CDS encoding sensor histidine kinase, whose product MQALSNLIGNAIKFTPPGGHIEVRAVDDASELTIEVSDTGPGIGPEDQVSIFDPYWTSADSTRRGTGLGLAIARGIVEAHGGAISVSSTLGRGTTFVITLPRAAHTPAS is encoded by the coding sequence GTGCAGGCCCTCTCGAACCTGATCGGCAATGCGATCAAGTTCACGCCGCCGGGCGGCCACATCGAGGTGCGCGCGGTGGACGATGCGTCGGAGCTCACGATCGAGGTGAGTGACACCGGCCCGGGGATCGGCCCCGAGGACCAGGTCTCCATCTTCGACCCGTATTGGACGTCGGCCGACTCGACGCGTCGCGGGACTGGACTGGGTCTGGCGATCGCGCGTGGCATCGTGGAGGCGCACGGAGGCGCCATTTCGGTGTCGTCGACTCTCGGGCGGGGGACGACCTTCGTCATCACGCTGCCGCGCGCGGCGCACACGCCCGCGTCGTAG
- a CDS encoding PAS domain-containing protein has product MRAPQPNISDYSIEKRYVRKDGSIVWGNLHVGLVLDAHGSPNYFVSTIEDISARRDAEAARDRLLVKEQTTRALLDTFLAAAPVGFALIDRELRYVLVNDALASMNAIPRSEHIGRSTRELLPEIADRAEELIRPVIDSDAPALGVESTAEARVWLGNYYPVHDANGSLLGVGAVIIDITEGKRAEAALRSAGEENARLLDAERVARLSAEQEAQLREQVLAIVSHDLRNPLQSIKGWARALTAAEGDLPAAAERRVEMIRRATDRMEHLIRELLDLASIQGGRLRISPDSIKAVERGVQMRANLALTLTRRLCGSRAPRAGPLEPDRQCDQVHAAGRPHRGARGGRCVGAHDRGE; this is encoded by the coding sequence CTGCGCGCTCCTCAGCCGAACATCTCCGACTACTCGATCGAGAAGCGGTACGTCCGGAAGGACGGCTCGATCGTGTGGGGCAATCTGCACGTCGGGCTCGTTCTGGATGCGCACGGATCGCCCAACTACTTCGTCTCGACGATCGAAGACATCTCCGCGCGACGGGATGCCGAAGCGGCGCGTGATCGCCTTCTGGTGAAGGAGCAAACCACCCGAGCTCTCCTCGACACGTTCCTGGCGGCTGCCCCCGTGGGTTTCGCGCTCATCGATCGCGAGCTTCGGTACGTGCTCGTGAACGACGCGCTTGCGTCGATGAACGCGATCCCGCGGAGCGAGCACATCGGACGTTCGACCCGGGAGCTGCTCCCCGAGATCGCCGATCGTGCGGAGGAGCTGATCCGGCCCGTCATCGACTCGGACGCTCCCGCCCTCGGCGTCGAGTCCACGGCGGAAGCACGGGTGTGGCTCGGAAACTACTATCCCGTTCACGATGCGAATGGATCGCTCCTCGGCGTCGGAGCGGTCATCATCGACATCACGGAGGGCAAGCGAGCCGAGGCGGCGCTGCGGTCTGCCGGTGAAGAGAACGCCCGCCTGCTGGACGCTGAACGCGTCGCGAGGCTCTCGGCCGAGCAGGAAGCGCAGCTTCGGGAACAGGTCCTCGCGATCGTCTCGCACGATCTCCGGAATCCGCTCCAGAGCATCAAGGGATGGGCGCGGGCGCTGACGGCCGCCGAGGGCGACCTGCCCGCCGCTGCCGAGAGGCGTGTCGAGATGATCCGTCGCGCCACGGATCGAATGGAGCATCTCATTCGCGAGCTGCTCGATCTCGCATCGATCCAGGGCGGTCGGCTCCGCATCTCGCCCGATTCGATCAAGGCGGTCGAGCGCGGCGTGCAGATGCGTGCGAACCTCGCGCTCACCCTCACGCGACGTCTGTGCGGATCGAGAGCGCCTCGTGCAGGCCCTCTCGAACCTGATCGGCAATGCGATCAAGTTCACGCCGCCGGGCGGCCACATCGAGGTGCGCGCGGTGGACGATGCGTCGGAGCTCACGATCGAGGTGAGTGA